The following coding sequences lie in one Fusobacterium russii ATCC 25533 genomic window:
- the cbiB gene encoding adenosylcobinamide-phosphate synthase CbiB yields the protein MFNYFAVKFTLAYIMDLILGDPKWLYHPVIIIGKLINFLERILYKFKNKILVGIILNILTLFLTFSISLFFTYLGLFFEIFFLYTTLATRCLADEGRKVYKILKQGDIEKAKKELSYLVSRDTSTLSADKIIMSIVETISENTVDGFVSPAFFAFIGSFIEVNIFGKNLSLALAFAMTYKAINTLDSMVGYKNEKYIDFGKFSARVDDVANFIPARLTGLIFVPLSSLILAYDFKNSLKIFFRDRNRHSSPNSGQSESAYAGALGIQFGGKISYFGKEYEKQKIGDKLKEFDYEDIKKAVNILYAVSFITTVIFIALSYFI from the coding sequence ATGTTTAATTATTTTGCAGTAAAATTTACTTTAGCATATATTATGGACTTGATATTAGGTGATCCAAAATGGCTTTATCACCCGGTTATTATAATAGGAAAATTAATAAATTTTCTTGAAAGAATACTATATAAATTTAAAAATAAAATTTTAGTGGGAATAATCTTAAATATTTTGACTTTATTTCTAACATTTTCAATTTCTTTATTTTTTACCTATCTGGGCTTATTTTTTGAAATTTTTTTCCTTTATACAACACTGGCTACAAGATGTTTGGCTGATGAGGGCAGAAAGGTCTATAAGATCTTAAAACAGGGAGATATTGAAAAAGCAAAAAAAGAGTTATCTTATCTTGTAAGTAGAGATACAAGCACTCTATCAGCTGATAAAATAATAATGAGCATTGTTGAAACAATATCTGAAAATACTGTAGATGGTTTTGTGTCACCTGCTTTTTTTGCATTTATTGGAAGCTTTATAGAAGTAAATATTTTTGGAAAGAATCTCTCTCTTGCTTTAGCTTTTGCTATGACCTATAAGGCAATAAATACCCTAGATTCAATGGTGGGTTATAAAAATGAAAAATATATAGACTTTGGGAAATTTTCAGCTAGAGTTGATGATGTTGCAAATTTTATTCCTGCAAGACTTACAGGTTTAATATTTGTACCACTTTCAAGTCTGATATTAGCTTATGATTTTAAAAATTCATTAAAAATATTTTTTAGAGATAGAAATAGACACTCTAGTCCTAATTCCGGGCAAAGTGAATCTGCTTATGCAGGAGCATTGGGGATACAGTTTGGAGGAAAAATAAGTTATTTCGGCAAAGAGTATGAAAAACAAAAAATTGGAGATAAATTAAAAGAATTTGATTATGAAGATATTAAGAAAGCAGTAAATATTTTGTATGCTGTATCTTTTATAACAACTGTAATATTTATTGCTCTTTCTTATTTTATATGA
- a CDS encoding alanine racemase, which yields MSNSFYAIIDKDALRHNIEYLRAFKNKDVLPVIKANAYGHDIFLIAKLLYEFDIKTWAVARLSEALDLINYFKTFNIDDFKILVFESILDYDILNQNKNIYPAINSIDEFKNALANNIETERMSLKIDLGFARNGISESEIESLKKLAKFNDWKFFSIFSHLFSVEYEKGFDVIKRFSDIVNKLGKNKFSMIHLQNAAAVFNYDIDIVTHLRTGMLTYGLQEPGFYDTNLRPVLFKLIGKVDSVKYVNDINYVAYETLESIDSCTTKIAKIKIGYGDGFPKCNRGTYCLINKKEYKISQVTMDNTFIEVDDKVKVGDEVQLYHRPNELKAKTGCGALELYIALSSLRVKRILKGE from the coding sequence ATGAGTAATTCTTTTTATGCTATCATTGATAAAGATGCTCTAAGACATAATATTGAATATTTAAGAGCATTTAAAAATAAAGATGTCTTACCTGTTATAAAGGCTAATGCCTATGGGCATGATATTTTTTTAATAGCAAAATTGCTTTATGAATTTGATATTAAAACTTGGGCAGTTGCTCGTCTATCAGAAGCATTAGATCTGATTAATTATTTTAAAACTTTCAATATAGATGATTTTAAAATTTTAGTTTTTGAAAGTATATTAGATTATGATATTTTAAATCAAAATAAAAATATCTATCCTGCTATTAACAGTATAGATGAATTTAAAAATGCCCTTGCTAATAATATTGAAACAGAAAGAATGTCTTTAAAAATTGACCTTGGATTTGCAAGAAATGGAATTTCTGAAAGTGAAATTGAAAGTCTTAAAAAACTTGCGAAATTTAATGACTGGAAATTTTTTAGTATTTTTTCTCATCTTTTTTCTGTAGAATACGAAAAAGGATTTGATGTAATTAAAAGATTTTCTGATATTGTAAATAAACTTGGAAAAAATAAATTCTCTATGATACATTTACAAAATGCCGCTGCTGTATTTAATTATGATATAGATATCGTTACTCATCTTAGAACAGGTATGCTTACCTATGGTTTACAAGAACCGGGATTTTATGATACTAATTTAAGACCTGTTTTATTTAAACTTATAGGAAAAGTTGATAGTGTTAAATATGTAAATGATATAAACTATGTTGCCTATGAAACACTTGAAAGTATAGATAGCTGTACTACAAAAATTGCAAAAATAAAAATAGGCTATGGTGATGGTTTCCCAAAATGCAATAGAGGTACTTATTGTCTTATAAATAAAAAAGAATATAAAATATCACAAGTGACAATGGACAATACTTTTATAGAAGTTGATGATAAGGTAAAAGTAGGAGATGAGGTTCAGCTTTACCATAGACCAAATGAACTTAAAGCTAAGACTGGTTGTGGAGCTTTAGAACTATACATCGCTTTATCTTCACTTAGGGTTAAAAGAATTTTGAAAGGTGAATAA
- a CDS encoding DUF4299 family protein produces the protein MSISFYVKNKKKFLGYEPVLTVEKALELLGRQLLTYNFDLSDERIDINKFLLSSISDYECILIGEDGKSARGFELSYDKKEKYYAVRIYTPCSREDWLLALEYIKELAKKFDSEIANEREEIYTVDNIDDFDYESDILFGIKSISSSIKREKAEVHTIFGVNRVVDFNEKMVDKIDNSDNPIGTFSNMVKEIQYLDAYSARQFFYNDKKDNKIMGSYTLTQNTRTILPYKPYVEFENLEIVNNDEVSFWNISLVTIDGDENDKNNYHVAGELDYDTFIQKLPINKYNFIDATYIMVEPLTEEEILELLK, from the coding sequence ATGAGTATAAGTTTCTATGTAAAAAATAAGAAAAAATTTTTAGGTTATGAACCTGTCTTAACTGTTGAAAAAGCATTGGAACTATTGGGACGACAACTTTTAACTTACAATTTTGATCTTTCTGATGAAAGAATTGATATTAATAAATTTTTACTTTCTTCAATTTCTGACTATGAATGTATTTTAATAGGAGAAGATGGAAAAAGTGCAAGAGGTTTTGAATTATCTTATGATAAAAAAGAGAAATACTATGCTGTAAGAATTTATACACCTTGCTCGAGAGAAGACTGGCTTTTGGCTCTGGAATATATAAAGGAATTAGCTAAAAAATTTGATTCAGAAATAGCAAATGAGAGGGAAGAAATTTATACAGTTGATAATATTGATGACTTTGATTATGAGAGTGACATACTTTTTGGAATAAAATCAATTTCTTCAAGCATAAAGAGAGAAAAAGCTGAAGTACACACTATTTTTGGTGTAAATAGGGTTGTAGATTTCAATGAAAAAATGGTAGATAAAATAGATAATTCAGATAATCCTATTGGTACTTTTTCAAATATGGTAAAAGAAATACAGTATCTGGATGCATATTCAGCTCGCCAATTTTTTTATAATGATAAAAAAGATAATAAAATTATGGGTTCTTACACTCTCACACAAAATACTAGAACAATTCTTCCTTACAAACCTTATGTTGAATTTGAAAATTTAGAAATTGTAAACAATGATGAGGTATCTTTTTGGAATATTAGTTTGGTGACAATTGATGGTGATGAAAATGATAAAAATAATTATCATGTAGCCGGGGAATTGGATTATGATACTTTTATTCAAAAACTTCCAATTAATAAGTACAATTTTATAGATGCAACATATATTATGGTTGAGCCATTAACTGAAGAAGAAATCTTAGAATTACTAAAATAA
- a CDS encoding DUF368 domain-containing protein, which yields MIKLFFKSIVIGVANIIPGVSGGTIAVLLNIYDELIEKIGNFLEVDFKTKIEYAKYLLVVIIGACVGILLFANIIKFSITNYPKITSLVFTLLVIPSIPFIVKGLDYKKFKNILAFLLGIAFMLVFVFLSIKYGKETNSQILYPISDTGCFGRPYLIKIFICGLIAAGAMIIPGISGSLLLLMLGEYYNIVAFISNFTIQPLIFLGLGVAAGLVLFSKIIDYLLKNYRAATLFFITGIVTMSIIQIWINL from the coding sequence ATGATTAAATTATTTTTTAAATCTATAGTAATTGGAGTTGCAAATATAATTCCAGGTGTTTCAGGTGGAACTATTGCTGTTCTACTTAATATCTATGATGAACTGATAGAAAAAATTGGAAATTTTTTAGAGGTTGATTTCAAAACAAAAATTGAATATGCAAAATATTTACTTGTTGTAATTATAGGAGCCTGTGTTGGAATTTTATTATTTGCCAATATAATAAAATTTTCTATAACTAATTATCCAAAAATTACATCCTTAGTTTTTACTTTGCTTGTTATACCTTCTATTCCATTTATTGTAAAAGGATTAGATTATAAAAAATTTAAAAATATTTTAGCTTTTTTACTTGGAATAGCTTTTATGCTTGTATTTGTTTTTCTAAGTATAAAATATGGTAAAGAAACAAATTCTCAAATATTATATCCCATATCGGATACAGGTTGTTTTGGGCGTCCATACTTAATAAAAATATTTATCTGTGGATTAATTGCAGCCGGTGCTATGATAATTCCGGGAATATCAGGTTCATTATTGCTTTTAATGTTAGGAGAATATTATAACATAGTAGCCTTTATAAGTAATTTTACTATTCAACCATTAATATTCTTAGGGCTAGGTGTAGCTGCTGGACTTGTTCTATTCTCTAAAATAATAGATTACTTATTAAAAAACTATAGAGCTGCTACTTTATTTTTTATAACCGGTATTGTCACTATGTCTATAATCCAAATTTGGATTAATTTATAA
- a CDS encoding pyridoxal phosphate-dependent aminotransferase — translation MKDLHGGNIYKFQREGKDNILDYSSNINPLGVPQKFIDIAKENFDKLVNYPDPYYIELRKKIAEFNSINMDNIIVGNGATEILFLYMRTLKPKKVLLLVPCFAEYERALKSVSAKIEYFELKESDNFYPNIENLKREIENNGYDLLLFCNPNNPTGQLINLKDIEKIIKVCENKNTKVFIDEAFIEFVENWKEKTVSLLKNKNVFIMRAFTKFFGIPGLRLGYGIALNENILKRMWGEKEPWTVNTFANLAGLTMLDDKDYIEKTEKWILEEKKFIYKELSKFQYIKPYETECNFILIKLFNISSSSLRDKMVEKNILIRDAANFKFLNETFVRLAIKDRNSNLKMLKILAEFVEDKKIEWRR, via the coding sequence ATGAAAGATTTGCATGGAGGAAATATTTATAAATTTCAAAGAGAAGGAAAAGATAATATTTTAGACTACAGTTCTAATATTAATCCTTTGGGAGTACCTCAAAAATTTATAGATATAGCAAAAGAAAATTTTGATAAATTAGTAAATTATCCCGACCCTTATTATATTGAATTAAGAAAAAAAATAGCAGAATTTAATTCAATAAATATGGATAATATTATTGTTGGAAATGGAGCAACAGAAATTTTATTTCTTTATATGAGGACTTTAAAGCCTAAAAAAGTTTTATTGTTGGTACCTTGTTTTGCAGAATATGAAAGAGCATTGAAATCTGTTTCTGCAAAAATAGAATATTTTGAACTTAAAGAATCTGATAATTTTTATCCCAATATAGAAAATTTAAAAAGAGAAATAGAAAATAATGGCTATGATTTATTATTATTCTGTAATCCCAATAATCCTACAGGACAACTTATTAATTTGAAAGATATAGAAAAAATAATAAAAGTTTGTGAGAATAAAAATACAAAAGTTTTTATTGACGAGGCTTTTATAGAATTTGTTGAAAATTGGAAAGAAAAAACAGTTTCTTTATTAAAAAATAAAAATGTTTTTATAATGAGAGCTTTTACAAAATTTTTTGGAATACCAGGTCTTAGATTAGGCTATGGTATAGCTCTTAATGAAAATATTTTAAAAAGGATGTGGGGAGAAAAAGAGCCTTGGACAGTAAATACTTTTGCAAATCTCGCAGGGCTTACTATGCTTGATGATAAAGACTATATTGAAAAAACTGAAAAATGGATTTTAGAAGAAAAAAAATTTATTTATAAAGAATTGAGTAAGTTTCAGTATATAAAGCCATACGAAACAGAATGTAATTTTATTTTAATAAAATTATTTAACATCAGTTCTAGTAGTTTAAGAGATAAAATGGTAGAAAAAAATATTCTGATAAGAGATGCGGCTAATTTTAAATTTTTAAATGAAACTTTTGTAAGGCTTGCAATTAAAGATAGAAATTCAAATTTAAAAATGCTGAAAATATTAGCTGAATTTGTTGAGGATAAGAAGATAGAATGGAGGAGATAA
- a CDS encoding cobyrinate a,c-diamide synthase, whose product MKAFMLAGVSSGIGKTTISMALMSVFKNVSPFKVGPDYIDPGFHQFITGNKSYNLDLFMMGEAGVKYSFFKHQKDISIVEGVMGLYDGIDNSLDNNSSAHLSRVLGLPVILVLDGIGKSTSIAAQVLGYKMLDPRVNIAGVIINKVSSKKTYEIFKEAIENYTGIKCLGYVFKNDELNISSRHLGLLQADEVSDLLNKMEILKKIALENINLKEIERIATEECKYLDFRKEDIIYPLTLEEMKDKYKGKIIAIARDKAFSFYYNDNIELLEHIGFDIRYFSPLNDEFVPRCDLIYFGGGYPENFVKELSENKSMMESIRKKYEDGIKIFAECGGFMYLSRGIELLNGEVYKMCNLLPCSINMSNKLDISRFGYIEISRKDKDFPIIAKGHEFHYSKIKEILEDKREFKAYKKDGRNWDCIFNDKNIYAGYPHIHFFNSIDLLKEILK is encoded by the coding sequence ATGAAAGCATTTATGCTTGCTGGTGTCAGCAGTGGAATAGGTAAAACAACTATTTCTATGGCACTCATGTCAGTATTTAAAAATGTATCACCATTTAAAGTGGGACCTGACTATATAGATCCCGGTTTTCATCAATTTATAACAGGAAACAAAAGTTATAATTTAGATCTTTTTATGATGGGAGAGGCTGGAGTTAAATACAGTTTTTTTAAACATCAAAAGGATATATCTATAGTTGAAGGTGTAATGGGACTTTATGACGGTATAGATAACAGTCTTGATAATAACAGTTCAGCACATCTTTCAAGAGTTTTAGGTCTACCGGTTATTTTAGTTTTGGATGGCATAGGTAAGAGTACAAGTATTGCCGCTCAAGTTTTGGGCTATAAAATGCTGGATCCAAGAGTAAATATAGCTGGGGTTATAATAAATAAAGTAAGTAGTAAGAAAACTTATGAAATTTTTAAAGAAGCTATAGAAAATTATACTGGAATAAAATGTTTGGGCTATGTTTTTAAAAATGATGAATTAAATATATCCAGCAGACATTTAGGACTGTTGCAGGCAGATGAAGTAAGTGATTTGCTGAATAAAATGGAAATACTAAAAAAAATTGCTTTGGAGAATATCAATTTAAAGGAAATTGAAAGGATAGCAACTGAGGAGTGCAAATACTTAGATTTTAGGAAAGAAGATATTATTTATCCTCTTACTCTGGAAGAAATGAAAGATAAATATAAAGGCAAAATAATAGCCATTGCCAGAGATAAAGCTTTCTCTTTTTACTATAATGATAATATAGAATTATTAGAGCATATTGGCTTTGATATTAGATATTTTTCTCCTTTAAATGATGAATTTGTACCTAGATGTGATTTGATATATTTTGGTGGAGGATATCCGGAGAATTTTGTAAAAGAATTATCTGAAAATAAATCTATGATGGAATCAATAAGAAAAAAATATGAAGATGGAATCAAAATTTTTGCAGAATGCGGAGGATTTATGTATCTTAGTCGGGGAATAGAGTTGCTAAATGGAGAAGTCTATAAAATGTGCAACTTATTACCTTGTAGCATTAATATGTCAAATAAGCTTGATATTTCAAGATTTGGTTATATAGAAATAAGTAGAAAAGATAAAGATTTTCCTATTATTGCCAAGGGGCATGAATTTCACTATTCCAAAATAAAAGAGATATTAGAAGATAAAAGAGAATTTAAAGCATATAAGAAAGATGGAAGAAACTGGGATTGTATATTTAATGATAAAAATATATATGCCGGCTATCCACATATACATTTTTTTAATAGTATAGACTTATTGAAAGAAATTTTAAAGTAA
- a CDS encoding VOC family protein, with amino-acid sequence MNKITCICLGVKNMEKAIKFYRDGLGYKTNCKENNPPVCFFDTPGTKFELFPLDLLVKDIDEKNIKIGSGFGGFTLAYNVEKKEDVDKVIELVKNAGGRIVKEPQNAFWGGYHAYFSDLDNYFWEVVWGPDFQFDENGLLKF; translated from the coding sequence ATGAATAAAATTACTTGTATTTGTTTAGGCGTAAAAAATATGGAGAAAGCAATAAAGTTCTATAGAGATGGTCTAGGATACAAAACAAATTGCAAGGAGAATAACCCTCCAGTTTGTTTCTTTGATACTCCAGGAACAAAGTTTGAATTATTTCCATTGGACTTATTGGTAAAAGATATTGATGAGAAGAATATAAAAATTGGAAGTGGTTTTGGTGGATTTACCTTAGCATATAATGTTGAGAAAAAAGAAGATGTTGATAAAGTTATTGAATTAGTTAAAAATGCAGGTGGAAGAATCGTCAAAGAACCTCAGAATGCCTTTTGGGGAGGGTATCATGCATATTTTTCTGATTTAGACAATTATTTTTGGGAAGTAGTATGGGGACCAGATTTTCAATTTGATGAAAATGGGCTACTAAAATTTTAA
- the prfA gene encoding peptide chain release factor 1, whose product MFDKLDEVVARYEELNQMLVSPEVLADSKKMIECNKAINEITEIVDKYKEYRKYVDDIEFIKESFKTEKDPDMKEMLQEELREAEEKIPEIENQLKILLLPKDKNDDKNVIVEIRGGAGGDEAALFAADLFRMYSRYAERKKWKVEIIEKQDSGGIGGLKEVAFTIIGLGAYSRLKFESGVHRVQRVPETEASGRIHTSTATVAVLPEIEDVQEVKIDPKDLKIDTYRSGGAGGQHVNMTDSAVRITHLPTGVIVQCQDERSQLKNREKAMKHLVSKLFEMEQEKQRSEVETERRLQVGTGDRAEKIRTYNFPQGRITDHRIKLTVHQLDAFLDGDIDEMIDALITFHQAELLSASE is encoded by the coding sequence ATGTTTGATAAATTAGATGAAGTTGTTGCTAGATATGAAGAATTGAATCAAATGCTTGTAAGTCCCGAAGTTCTGGCAGACTCAAAAAAAATGATTGAATGCAATAAAGCAATAAACGAAATTACTGAAATAGTTGATAAGTATAAAGAATATAGAAAATATGTAGATGATATAGAATTTATAAAGGAAAGTTTCAAGACGGAGAAAGATCCTGATATGAAAGAAATGTTACAGGAAGAGTTGAGAGAAGCTGAAGAAAAAATTCCTGAAATTGAAAATCAATTGAAAATTTTGTTATTGCCTAAGGATAAAAATGATGATAAGAATGTTATTGTTGAAATAAGAGGTGGAGCAGGAGGCGATGAGGCTGCACTCTTCGCTGCTGATTTATTTAGAATGTATTCAAGATATGCAGAAAGAAAAAAATGGAAGGTAGAAATTATTGAAAAACAAGATTCCGGTGGAATAGGAGGTCTAAAAGAAGTTGCCTTTACTATAATAGGTTTGGGTGCTTATTCAAGACTAAAATTTGAATCTGGAGTACATAGAGTTCAGAGAGTTCCGGAAACTGAAGCTTCTGGAAGAATTCATACATCTACGGCAACAGTTGCAGTTTTACCGGAAATTGAAGATGTTCAGGAAGTTAAAATTGATCCTAAGGACTTAAAAATAGATACTTACAGATCTGGCGGAGCAGGGGGACAGCACGTTAATATGACTGACTCTGCTGTAAGAATTACTCACCTACCAACAGGTGTAATCGTACAATGTCAAGATGAAAGATCACAGCTTAAAAATAGAGAAAAAGCTATGAAACACTTAGTTTCTAAGCTTTTTGAAATGGAACAGGAAAAACAGAGATCTGAGGTTGAAACAGAAAGAAGATTACAGGTAGGGACTGGTGATAGAGCTGAAAAAATTAGAACTTATAATTTTCCACAAGGAAGAATAACAGATCACAGAATAAAATTAACTGTACATCAGTTAGATGCTTTCTTGGACGGAGATATAGATGAGATGATAGATGCTCTTATAACTTTCCATCAGGCTGAACTTTTATCTGCTTCAGAATAG
- a CDS encoding precorrin-8X methylmutase, with protein MSYIKVPGDIEKRSMEIITEELGDKINKFTPEQLPIVRRIIHTSADFEYADLIEFQNDAIEKGKKALEKGCKIYCDTNMIVNGLSKPALLKFGCSAYCLVSDKEVIEEAKKNGLTRSIVGMRKAAKDPETKIFIIGNAPTALYQLKEMVERGEIEKPELVIGVPVGFVGAAESKEDFKTLGLPYITINGRKGGSTIGVGILHGIIYQIYEREGFHN; from the coding sequence ATGAGCTATATAAAAGTGCCAGGAGATATTGAGAAAAGAAGTATGGAAATTATTACTGAGGAATTGGGAGATAAAATTAATAAATTTACTCCTGAACAGCTACCTATAGTAAGAAGAATCATACATACATCAGCAGATTTTGAATATGCTGATTTAATAGAATTTCAAAATGATGCTATAGAAAAAGGAAAAAAGGCTTTGGAAAAGGGGTGTAAAATTTATTGTGATACCAATATGATAGTAAACGGTTTAAGCAAGCCGGCCCTATTGAAATTTGGATGTTCTGCTTATTGTTTAGTTTCTGATAAGGAAGTTATAGAAGAAGCTAAAAAAAATGGTCTAACTAGGTCAATTGTAGGTATGAGAAAAGCAGCAAAAGATCCTGAAACAAAAATTTTCATAATAGGAAATGCACCTACTGCACTTTATCAATTAAAAGAGATGGTAGAGCGAGGTGAAATAGAAAAGCCTGAACTTGTAATTGGAGTCCCTGTAGGTTTTGTTGGAGCTGCCGAATCTAAAGAGGATTTTAAAACTTTAGGCTTACCATATATTACAATAAATGGTAGAAAAGGTGGAAGTACAATAGGAGTTGGAATTTTGCATGGAATTATCTATCAAATTTATGAAAGAGAAGGATTCCACAACTAA
- a CDS encoding DUF1846 domain-containing protein, with protein sequence MKIGFDHNKYLEEQSKYILERVNNYDKLYLEFGGKLFNDLHAKRVLPGFDENAKIKVLNKLKEKIEVIICVYAGDIERNKIRGDFGITYDMDVFRLIDDLRSQELEVNSVVITRYEDRPSTELFITRLERRGIKTYKHYATKGYPTDVDVIVSDEGYGKNAYIETTKPIVVVTAPGPGSGKLATCLNQLYHESKKGKNVGYSKFETFPVWNVPLKHPLNIAYEAATVDLNDVNMIDPFHLEKYDEIAINYNRDIEAFPLLKRIIEKITGKESIYQSPTDMGVNRVGYGIIDDEVVKEASKQEIIRRYFKTGCDYKKGNADLETFKRAEFIMHSLDLKESDRKVVKSAREKLATLDKKEKEDKNEIPSVLALELSDGKIITGKKSKLMDAPSAAILNAIKYLSNFDDELLLISPTILEPIIELNEKAFKNKKIPLNCEEVLIALSISAATNPMAKVALSKLPQLEGAQAHSTHILGRNDEQSLRKLGMDVTCDQVFPTENLYYNS encoded by the coding sequence ATGAAAATTGGGTTTGATCACAATAAATATCTGGAGGAACAATCAAAATATATTCTTGAAAGAGTTAATAACTATGATAAACTTTATCTTGAATTTGGTGGAAAACTTTTTAATGATTTACATGCTAAAAGGGTTTTACCTGGATTTGATGAAAATGCAAAAATTAAAGTTTTAAATAAACTTAAAGAAAAAATCGAAGTTATTATCTGCGTATATGCCGGTGATATAGAAAGAAATAAAATAAGAGGTGATTTTGGTATAACTTATGATATGGATGTCTTCAGATTAATTGATGATTTAAGAAGTCAAGAATTAGAGGTTAACAGTGTTGTTATAACTAGATATGAAGACAGACCTTCCACTGAACTTTTCATAACAAGATTGGAAAGAAGAGGTATAAAAACTTATAAGCACTATGCCACAAAAGGTTATCCAACTGATGTTGATGTAATTGTAAGTGATGAGGGATATGGAAAAAATGCCTATATCGAAACAACAAAACCTATTGTTGTTGTAACTGCTCCCGGTCCAGGAAGTGGAAAGCTAGCAACTTGCTTAAATCAACTTTACCACGAGTCAAAAAAAGGTAAAAATGTTGGGTACTCTAAATTTGAAACTTTCCCAGTGTGGAATGTCCCTTTAAAACATCCTCTAAATATTGCTTATGAAGCAGCAACTGTTGATTTAAATGATGTTAATATGATTGATCCCTTCCATTTAGAAAAATATGATGAAATTGCAATAAATTATAATAGAGATATTGAAGCCTTCCCTTTACTTAAAAGAATAATTGAAAAAATTACAGGAAAGGAATCTATTTATCAATCCCCAACTGATATGGGAGTAAATAGAGTTGGCTATGGAATTATAGATGATGAGGTTGTAAAAGAAGCATCCAAACAAGAAATTATCAGAAGATATTTTAAAACCGGCTGTGATTATAAAAAAGGAAATGCGGATTTAGAAACTTTTAAAAGAGCTGAATTCATAATGCATAGTTTAGATTTAAAAGAATCTGATAGAAAAGTTGTTAAATCAGCTAGAGAAAAACTTGCAACTCTTGATAAAAAAGAAAAAGAAGATAAAAATGAAATTCCTTCGGTCTTAGCTCTTGAGCTTTCTGATGGAAAAATTATAACCGGTAAGAAATCTAAGTTAATGGATGCTCCTTCTGCAGCAATTTTAAATGCAATAAAATACTTATCAAATTTTGATGATGAACTTCTATTAATATCTCCAACTATTTTGGAACCAATTATTGAGCTAAATGAAAAAGCATTTAAAAATAAAAAAATTCCTCTTAATTGTGAGGAAGTTCTAATTGCCTTAAGTATTTCTGCTGCAACTAATCCTATGGCAAAGGTTGCTCTTTCTAAACTGCCACAATTAGAAGGTGCTCAAGCACACTCAACTCATATACTTGGCAGAAATGATGAACAGTCACTAAGAAAATTAGGAATGGATGTAACTTGTGATCAGGTTTTTCCAACAGAGAACTTATATTATAATTCATAG